In Colletotrichum destructivum chromosome 8, complete sequence, the following proteins share a genomic window:
- a CDS encoding Putative proteasome component (PCI) domain, winged helix-like DNA-binding domain superfamily: MEGLFEEFRNAYKARSGYSLAQTLQPFSPVNKPDKLRSIYLSTNIQEAKADVKYMLLGRGSGSKKLKLDHEETNGWVEVYTAYWKAIGEILKVEGDSSAGGRSSSWTKVYEAWKELTTALIRGYTNYGFEAWTIPCLYTAGKHLRLFAISSDEERNTTDAAANAMELGDDFDPDLEKQKQLRDCEQQLKRIFTLCLSDRAPLEDSRKWAIYFVINLLFKTYFKLNSASLSRTILKALSTNRGDMPPLEAFPKSQRVTFKFYEGVLFFLEENYVEAEKHLTEAWSLCHKDAKSNQERILTYLIPCHLLTTHTLPSSKLLEPFPRLQKLFLPLSRCIRKGDLRNFDLALQEGEEEFVRRRIYLTLERGRDIALRNLLRKVFIAGGFEEAKEAGAAPVRRTRVPVAEFAAAISLGSQESVDPDEVECLLANMIYKNLMKGYIARERGIVVLSKNGAFPGTGV, encoded by the exons ATGGAAGGTCTTTTCGAGGAGTTCCGCAATGCCTACAAAGCCAGGTCTGGCTACTCTCTTGCACAAACGCTCCAGCCCTTCAGCCCAGTCAACAAGCCCGACAAGCTTCGGTCCATCTACCTGAGCACGAACATCCAAGAAGCCAAGGCTGACGTCAAGTACATGCTCCTGGGTCGCGGCTCAGGGTCTAAGAAACTCAAGCTCGACCACGAGGAGACCAACGGCTGGGTGGAGGTCTACACGGCGTACTGGAAAGCCATTGGCGAGATCCTCAAAGTGGAAGGCGACTCCAGTGCTGGAGGTAGG TCTTCATCATGGACAAAAGTGTATGAGGCGTGGAAAGAGCTCACCACTGCTCTCATCCGGGGCTACACCAACTATGGGTTCGAGGCCTGGACTATCCCTTGTCTCTACACTGCAGGCAAGCACCTGCGACTTTTCGCCATCAgctcggacgaggagcgcAACACGACGGACGCTGCCGCCAATGCTATGGAGCTGGGTGACGACTTCGACCCAGACCTGGAGAAGCAAAAGCAGCTCCGTGACTGCGAGCAACAACTCAAGCGCATTTTCACATTGTGCTTGAGTGACAG AGCACCTCTTGAAGATTCGAGAAAGTGGGCCATCTACTTCGTCATCAACCTTCTGTTCAAGACATACTTCAAACTCAACTCCGCAAGTCTTAGCCGGACGATTCTCAAAGCTTTGTCTACCAACCGCGGGGACATGCCCCCGTTGGAGGCGTTTCCCAAGTCTCAGCGGGTTACGTTCAAGTTTTACGAAGGCGTACTTTTCTTTCTTGAAGAGAACTACGTTGAG GCCGAGAAACATCTCACTGAGGCATGGTCTCTCTGCCACAAGGACGCCAAGAGCAATCAAGA GAGAATCCTCACCTACTTGATCCCCTGTCATCTTCTCACCACCCACACCCTCCCGAGCAGCAAACTCCTGGAACCTTTCCCTCgcctgcagaagctcttCCTTCCGCTATCGCGGTGTATCCGCAAGGGCGACCTGCGCAATTTCGACCTGGCTCTCCaggaaggcgaggaagagTTCGTACGCCGCAGGATCTATCTCACCCTAGAACGCGGTCGTGACATCGCCCTGCGCAACCTCTTGCGCAAGGTATTCATCGCTGGCGGCTTCGAAGAGGCCAAAGAGGCCGGCGCGGCCCCAGTCCGTCGGACCAGAGTCCCTGTCGCCGAGTTTGCGGCTGCGATTAGCCTAGGCAGCCAGGAGAGCGTGGATCCGGACGAGGTTGAGTGTCTGCTTGCCAACATGATTTACAAG AATCTCATGAAGGGCTATATCGCCCGCGAACGCGGGATTGTCGTCCTGTCCAAGAACGGAGCGTTCCCCGGAACAGGGGTATAG
- a CDS encoding Putative large ribosomal subunit protein eL20: MGRLTEYEVIGRHLPTESNPTPALYRMTIFAPNVTVAKSRYWYFLRGLKKVKKATGEIVSVKEIHEKHPLKVKNFGVWLRYDSRSGTHNMYKEYREMSRTDAVEALYSDMAARHRARFRSIHILKVVELEKGDDVKRPYIKQLISKNLSFPLPHRVAKINNQKIFSAKRPTTFA; this comes from the exons ATGG GTCGTCTCACGGAATACGAGGTCATTGGGCGCCACTTGCCCACCGAGTCCAACCCGACTCCCGCCCTGTACCGCATGACCATCTTCGCTCCCAATGTCACGGTTGCGAAGTCCCGTTACTGGTACTTCTTGCGCGGCCTGAAGAAGGTCAAGAAGGCCACCGGTGAGATCGTCAGCGTCAAGGAG ATCCACGAGAAGCACCCCCTCAAGGTCAAGAACTTCGGTGTCTGGCTCCGCTACGACTCTCGCTCCGGTACCCACAACATGTACAAGGAGTACCGCGAGATGTCCCgcaccgacgccgtcgaggccctcTACTCCGACATGGCCGCCCGTCACCGTGCCCGCTTCAGGTCCATCCAC ATCCTTaaggtcgtcgagctcgagaagggcgacgacgtcaagCGTCCCTACATCAAGCAgctcatctccaagaacctgagcttccccctcccccaccgcGTCGCCAAGATCAACAACCAGAAGATCTTCAGCGCGAAGCGCCCTACCACCTTCGCATAG
- a CDS encoding Putative BTB/POZ domain-containing protein, whose product MFSRRFEPPQTVNKSFSKSHKASKSSSSFSKSSGVSKHRHESRHSRRPTTATTSSTATEDTSMSNNLTSAIVTLVVGTEQRLFAAHEDVLCASPFFQHALRGVYSPDCGAAAKRVALPDEEPEIFSSVLEYLYKGDYYPRLVHNKRRNSWEIEALNTDNGRGGVESTVYHHGVDGELLKDTVIYCAAEKYGLDELKRVSLRKQGLQSGIQCSTILASARYAYANTPDSDSKLRAHYLALIIRSRSTFKRSGTMQLEMYNGGTQLFFDLFVALCNHVDDISTVNSPRTPRGSRPF is encoded by the exons ATGTTCAGTCGACGCTTCGAACCCCCTCAAACAGTGAACAAGAGCTTTTCGAAAAGTCACAAAGCATCCAAGTCCAGCTCGTCATTCAGCAAATCCAGCGGCGTTTCGAAACATCGCCATGAGTCCCGCCacagccgccggccgacgACCGCCACCACCTCAAGCACAGCAACTGAGGACACATCGATGAGCAA CAACCTCACCTCCGCTATTGTaaccctcgtcgtcggcaccgaACAGCGGCTCTTCGCTGCCCACGAAGATGTTCTTTGCGCTTCTCCCTTTTTTCAGCATGCTCTCCGCGGCGTTTATTCCCCCGACTGTGGCGCCGCGGCCAAGCGCGTCGCCCTTCCCGACGAGGAGCCTGAGATATTCTCTTCGGTGCTCGAGTATCTCTACAAGGGTGACTACTACCCGCGCCTTGTGCACAACAAGCGTCGCAACTCCTGGGAGATTGAGGCGCTCAACACCGAcaacggccgcggcggcgtcgaatCGACGGTGTATCaccacggcgtcgacggcgaatTGCTCAAGGACACCGTCATCTATTGTGCCGCAGAGAAGTACGGGCTCGACGAGTTGAAGCGGGTTTCTTTGCGGAAGCAAGGTCTTC AATCTGGAATCCAGTGCAGCACGATTCTGGCTTCGGCCCGGTACGCCTACGCAAACACCCCCGATAGCGATTCCAAGCTGCGGGCTCACTACCTCGCCCTTATCATCCGCAGCCGGAGCACCTTCAAACGCAGCGGTACCATGCAGCTTGAGATGTACAACGGCGGCACccagctcttcttcgacctcTTTGTCGCCCTCTGCAACCATGTCGACGATATTTCGACTGT AAACTCTCCTCGCACTCCTCGCGGAAGCCGTCCTTTCTAG
- a CDS encoding Putative alpha/Beta hydrolase, whose product MHAIRASSIGQSLCRSRRLQALPAAATWRATSPRPLPHLGLLLKRQFQAEALYLPPLFFAGLLVALWTQKCIAMVLFQNKIIYMPGLPPNARRERIQDYAKQCWGVQWEEKRTQAADGTNLALCVASATSTGGKKTTSRDNADDDTLSMPAVYVLYFQGNASSIPPRLPGLSWVLRSLQQGKQPARYTMVCLSYRGYWTSRGRPSEKGINLDAQAALQWIERVHGEHDAHRHQPLPEVILWGQSIGAGVATNLAACEAFPPTVRLRSLILETPFTSIKDMLAVLYPQKWVPYRHLWPFLRNHLDSWTNLEAIARNRSGPGAHGKPHVTIIEAGRDELVPAQHGAKLVQRCEEVGLTVEKLTVRGAFHNDAVIKLEGRRAVANAIAQVAAKMQ is encoded by the exons ATGCATGCTATCCGCGCATCCTCGATTGGGCAGTCCCTGTGTCGTTCTCGCCGTCTGCAAGCGCTTCCCGCTGCAGCAACATGGCGAGCCACGTCTCCGCGACCGCTGCcgcacctcggcctcctcctcaagaGGCAGTTCCAAGCCGAGGCGCTGTATCTGCCGCCGCTGTTCTTCGCAGGCCTTCTGGTCGCTCTGTGGACGCAGAAATGCATCGCAATGGTCCTCTTCCAGAACAAGATCATCTACATGCCTGGCCTGCCACCCAACGCGCGCAGAGAGCGCATCCAAGACTACGCGAAGCAGTGCTGGGGCGTGCAGTGGGAGGAGAAAAGGacccaggccgccgacgggacGAATCTAGCCCTCTGCGTGGCCTCGGCGACATCGACTGGTGGCAAGAAGACCACGTCGCgcgacaacgccgacgatgacacTCTATCGATGCCGGCCGTCTACGTCCTCTACTTCCAGG GAAACGCCTCGTCCATTCCCCCACGATTGCCCGGCCTATCATGGGTCCTCCGGTCGCTGCAGCAGGGCAAGCAGCCTGCGCGATACACAATGGTGTGCCTGAGCTATCGCGGCTACTGGACCTCGAGGGGCCGCCCCTCCGAGAAGGGTATCAACCTGGACGCGCAGGCGGCTCTACAATGGATTGAGCGGGTGCACGGGGAGCACGACGCTCACAGGCACCAGCCACTGCCGGAGGTGATCCTCTGGGGTCAGAGCATCGGCGCTGGGGTGGCCACCAACCTCGCGGCCTGTGAGGCGTTCCCCCCCACGGTGCGGCTTCGGTCTCTGATCCTCGAGACGCCCTTCACATCCATCAAGGACATGCTGGCGGTGCTGTACCCCCAGAAATGGGTGCCGTACCGTCATCTCTGGCCGTTTCTCCGGAACCACCTGGACAGCTGGACGAACCTAGAGGCGATTGCTAGGAATCGGTCTGGGCCGGGTGCGCATGGAAAGCCTCATGTTACGATTATCGAAGCCGGCAGGGACGAGCTAGTGCCGGCCCAACACGGCGCGAAGCTGGTCCAGCGTTGCGAGGAGGTCGGATTGACGGTCGAGAAGTTGACGGTGCGCGGTGCGTTCCATAACGATGCCGTCATCAAGCTAGAGGGGCGCAGAGCTGTTGCCAACGCTATCGCGCAAGTCGCAGCTAAAATGCAATAG
- a CDS encoding Putative U2A'/phosphoprotein 32 family A, giving the protein MPGPVDPKTPTESSPRQSPRIELPEEDETSLRTDGQTSPGLRNSKGWDGKLRVQRTAVLANPEVLSDPESDDENVIPGEELPADEDLLDGEDPETDELIVSHARVSSITALRLERFQKVVRLCLRQNSIQSIDGLSPLASTLEDLDFYDNLISHIRGLDDLVNLTSLDLSFNKIKHIKRVNHLTKLKEIFLVANKISTIENLEGLDKLTSLELGSNRIRVLQNLDSLKNLEELWVAKNKITELTGLGGLSNLRILSIQSNRIRDLAPLADVPSLEELYISHNALTSLAGIERNEKLRVVDISNNAVASIKGLGPLKNLEELWASYNQIADFNEVEKELRDKEHLTTVYFEGNPLQLRGPAVYRNKVRLALPQLSQIDATYVKT; this is encoded by the exons ATGCCTGGCCCCGTAGACCCAAAGACACCGACCGAATCCTCGCCGAGGCAATCGCCTCGCATCGAACTccccgaggaagacgagacCTCCCTGCGGACGGACGGCCAGACCAGTCCCGGGTTGAGGAACAGCAAAGGATGGGACGGAAAGCTAAGAGTCCAGCgcaccgccgtgctcgccAACCCCGAAGTCCTTTCGGATCCTGAATCGGATGACGAGAACGTCATCCCCGGCGAGGAGCTCCCCGCTGACGAAG atctcctcgacggcgaagaccCAGAAACCGACGAGCTCATTGTCTCCCACGCCCGCGTCTCCTCCATCACCGCCCTCCGTCTGGAGCGCTTCCAAAAGGTCGTCCGCCTTTGCCTCCGCCAGAACTCGATCCAGTCCATCGATGGACTCTCGCCCCTCGCCTCAActctcgaggacctcgactTCTACGACAACCTCATCTCCCAcatccgcggcctcgacgacctcgtcaacctcaccTCGCTCGACCTCAGCTTCAACAAGATCAAGCACATCAAGCGCGTTAATCACCTGACGAAGCTCAAGGAGAttttcctcgtcgccaacaagATCAGCACTATCGAGAACCTGGAgggcctcgacaagctcaCTTCCCTCGAGCTCGGCTCCAACCGCATCCGAGTTCTGCAGAACCTCGACTCTctcaagaacctcgaggAGCTCTGGGTCGCCAAGAACAAGATCACCGAGCTCACCGGTCTCGGTGGCCTCTCAAACCTGCGCATCCTCAGCATTCAGTCCAACCGCATCCGCGACCTTGCCCCGCTCGCTGACGTCCCCAGCCTCGAAGAACTCTACATCTCCCACAACGCCCTTAcctccctcgccggcatcgagcGCAACGAGAAGCTGCGCGTCGTGGACATTTCCAACAACGCTGTCGCCAGCATCAAAGGCCTGGGCCCCCTCAAGAACCTGGAGGAGCTCTGGGCAAGCTACAACCAGATTGCCGACTTTAACGAagtcgagaaggagctgcGCGACAAAGAGCACCTCACGACCGTCTACTTTGAAGGCAACCCTCTGCAGCTCAGGGGCCCCGCCGTGTACCGCAACAAAGTCCGTCTGGCCCTGCCTCAACTATCCCAGATTGACGCAA CCTACGTCAAGACATGA
- a CDS encoding uncharacterized protein (Putative zn(2)Cys(6) fungal-type DNA-binding domain, transcription factor domain, fungi), giving the protein MTPPASSATTARQQPDPGSGSKQQLSCANCRHRKIKCDKLQPRCEQCKRSDLDCVFPSRKRNRKPRQARQNELLNRITRLESIVSKVESGSLDGPSRPSKPAAAGAASIGRRSAGSVVDMNDAAPSPSEGWDPQPAPPTNYMSAEFWENLCSEVEGMRQALDQPSESEASEDEDPVSTASPGSVAVRPQGQSQGQSQTPPAMSGLLSSIDCHSTEELKHPPREHILYMCNVFFSNIDPAFKVIHRPTISAELEAFANSPNKRVDVATDALFFSMYFGAITGLSHEACLTNLGEERRVLAQRYREGVEKALQKADFLNSTELRTLQALTYYVCFLRSHNASRASWALIPLVVRLAQALHLHRDGPSPPLPPFEAEMRRRLWWMIVVLDIRAAEDRGTEASIPRQSYNTRLPFNLNDDDLNPSMTTPLEDRTGPTEMTFCLCTSMSSGIFANLRPKHPQLALDADGSSELATSEDEIMAHAQRLEALFGTAPPKTPASPSQEQQQEDVRNLPASHAAVTVRIIILKMWLSAQYPFTPRASTAAAKPRVARETMLRTAVNTIELVELSTATYSERFGWWIDSYVQWHPLAVALAELCVQTRGELVDRAWKVVDRNFHSMRERIADTRRGTLWRPLRKLLRKARAARAEALMGDMKLEKSSAPPAVGRTKEGEEEEEEEEEEEMDNGGEDEDADVDVDGNNRDGHGHIGGGFQQGSNAPVLHPALRTDCIGIGSVDDGSGSMVAPGPNTDPQTAFMTTTTNATGLGTPMTIDAQSPPSLPPADHANMPSVPYGLVPEDMDMFASGTPLWDHPQYLINHFGIQMNAGDFAWDTSTWNEFVTDANLERSPGDD; this is encoded by the exons TGCGACAAGCTGCAGCCGCGCTGCGAGCAGTGCAAGCGCTCTGACCTCGACTGCGTTTTCCCCTCGCGGAAGCGGAACCGCAAGCCTCGCCAGGCCAGGCAGAACGAGCTGCTGAACCGCATCACTCGTCTGGAGAGCATCGTTAGTAAGGTCGAATCGGGCAGTCTCGATGGGCCCTCCAGGCCctccaagcccgccgccgctggagCCGCGTCCATCGGCAGGAGAAGCGCCGGCTCCGTGGTTGATATGAACgacgccgcgccgtcgccttcggAAGGGTGGGACCCTCAGCCGGCCCCGCCGACCAACTACATGAGCGCTGAGTTCTGGGAGAACCTATGCTCGGAGGTTGAAGGTATGAGGCAAGCCCTGGATCAGCCCTCGGAGAGCGAAGCATCCGAGGATGAGGACCcggtgtcgacggcgagccccGGCTCTGTTGCCGTCAGACCACAGGGCCAGAGCCAGGGCCAGAGCCAGACCCCGCCAGCGATGTCGGGCTTGCTCTCCAGTATCGATTGCCACAGTACCGAGGAGTTGAAGCACCCGCCGCGCGAGCACATCCTGTACATGTGcaacgtcttcttctccaacatCGACCCGGCGTTCAAGGTCATCCACCGGCCAaccatctcggccgagctggaggcCTTTGCCAACTCGCCAAACAagcgcgtcgacgtcgccacCGATGCCTTGTTCTTTTCCATGTATTTTGGTGCCATCACAGGGTTGTCTCATGAGGCTTGCCTCACCAACCTGGGCGAGGAGAGACGCGTTCTCGCCCAGAGGTACAGGGAGGGCGTTGAGAAGGCGTTGCAAAAGGCGGACTTTCTCAACAGCACCGAACTCAGGACTCTCCAGGCGCTGACGTATTATGTT TGCTTTCTACGCAGCCATAATGCCAGCCGAGCCTCGTGGGCCCTCATCCCACTCGTTGTCCGCCTCGCTCAGGCTCTGCATCTCCACCGCGACGGCCCCTCGCCCCCGCTACCGCCCTTTGAGGCCGAGATGCGGCGCCGCCTGTGGTGGATGATTGTCGTGCTCGACATCcgtgccgccgaggaccgcgGCACCGAAGCCTCCATCCCCCGTCAATCCTACAACACTAGGCTACCATTCAATCtaaacgacgacgacttgAACCCGTCAATGACGACACCCCTCGAAGACCGGACGGGGCCCACCGAGATGACGTTCTGTCTCTGcacgtccatgtcgtcggGCATCTTCGCCAACTTGCGGCCGAAGCACCCGCAGCTCGCCTTGGACGCCGACGGATCCTCGGAGCTGGCGACGTCGGAGGACGAAATCATGGCGCACGCGCAacgcctcgaggccctctTCGGCACAGCACCGCCCAAAACGCCTGCCTCACCGTCCCAGGAGCAGCAACAGGAAGACGTCCGCAACCTCCCCGCTAGCCACGCCGCCGTGACGGTGCGCATTATCATCCTCAAGATGTGGCTATCGGCACAGTATCCCTTCACGccgcgggcgtcgacggcggcggcgaagcctCGCGTTGCGCGAGAGACGATGCTCCGCACGGCCGTCAACACgatcgagctcgtcgagcttAGCACGGCGACGTACAGCGAGCGCTTCGGGTGGTGGATCGACAGTTACGTGCAGTGGCACCCGCTCGCGGTCGCTCTGGCAGAGCTGTGTGTCCAGACGCGCGGGGAGCTGGTGGATAGGGCGTGGAAGGTTGTGGACCGCAACTTCCACAGCATGAGAGAGCGGATAGCGGATACGAGAAGGGGCACGCTGTGGAGGCCGTTGAGAAAGTTGCTGAGGAaggcaagggcggcgagggccgaggCGTTGATGGGGGATatgaagttggagaagtCTTCCGCACCGCCGGCTGTTGGGAGGACaaaagagggagaagaagaggaggaggaagaggaggaggaggagatggacaATGGCggggaagatgaggatgctgacgtcgatgttgacGGTAACAACAGGGACGGACATGGACATATCGGCGGTGGCTTTCAGCAGGGCTCGAATGCGCCGGTGCTGCATCCGGCCCTCCGAACGGACTGCATCGGCATCGGAAGCGTTGACGACGGTAGCGGCAGCATGGTCGCTCCCGGCCCGAACACGGACCCCCAGACCGCCTtcatgacgacgaccacgaaCGCCACCGGCCTAGGAACACCGATGACGATCGATGCGCaatcgccgccgtcgctgccgccggcggaccATGCGAACATGCCGAGCGTGCCGTACGGGCTGGTGCCcgaggacatggacatgTTCGCAAGCGGCACGCCCCTGTGGGACCACCCGCAGTACCTAATCAACCACTTCGGGATCCAGATGAACGCCGGGGATTTCGCTTGGGACACGAGCACGTGGAACGAGTTTGTCACCGACGCGAACTTGGAGAGGTCGCCCGGGGACGattga
- a CDS encoding Putative aldo/keto reductase, aldo-keto reductase, NADP-dependent oxidoreductase, protein MAVPNIKLNSGFDMPQVGFGLWKVDNAIAADTVYEAIKAGYRLFDGACDYGNEVECGEGVARAIKEGIVKREELFIVSKLWNTFHDGPRVEPIVKKQLADWGVDYFDLYLIHFPVALEYVDPSVRYPPGWHYDGKSEIRPSKASIQETWTAFESLVEKGLTRSIGVSNFQGQLLYDLLRYAKIPPATLQIEHHPYLVQPDLVKLAANEGIAVTAYSSFGPASFKEFNMEHATDFVPLFEEPTITAIAKKHNKEPSQVLLRWATQRGLAVIPKTSRKNILAQNLAVTDFDLEQTDIDKISALDRKTRFNQPANYFSTEKLWIFG, encoded by the exons ATGGCTGTCCCCAACATCAAGCTGAATAGCGGCTTCGACATGCCCCAAGTGGGCTTCGGTCTGTGGAAGGTCGACAACGCCATCGCTGCCGACACTGTTtacgaggccatcaaggccggCTACCGTCTGTTCGACGGCGCCTGCG ACTACGGCAACGAGGTCGAGTgtggcgagggcgtcgcccgcgccatcaaggagggcatcgtcaagcgcgaggagctcttcatcgtctccaAGCTATGGAACACCTTCCACGACGGCCCCCGCGTAGAGCCCATCGTCAAGAAGCAGCTCGCCGACTGGGGCGTCGACTACTTCGACCTTTACCTCATCCACTTccccgtcgccctcgagtACGTCGACCCCTCGGTCCGATACCCTCCCGGCTGGCACTACGACGGCAAGTCCGAGATCCGCCCCTCTAAGGCTTCCATCCAGGAGACCTGGACCGCCTTCGAGAgccttgtcgagaagggcctcACCAGGAGCATCGGCGTCTCCAACTTCCAGGGCCAGCTGCTCTATGACCTCCTCCGCTACGCCAAGATCCCCCCCGCCACCCTCCAGATCGAGCACCACCCCTACCTCGTCCAGCCCGACCTGGTCAAGCTGGCCGCCAACGAGGGTATCGCCGTCACAGCCTACTCCTCCTTTGGCCCCGCTTCCTTCAAGGAGTTCAACATGGAGCACGCCACCGATTTCGTCCCCCTCTTCGAAGAGCCTACCATCACCGCTATTGCCAAGAAGCACAACAAGGAGCCTTCTCAGGTCCTCCTCCGCTGGGCCACCCAgcgcggcctcgccgtcatccCCAAGACCAGCCGCAAGAACATCCTGGCCCAGAACCTGGCCGTCACcgacttcgacctcgagcagaCCGACATTGATAAGATCAGCGCCCTCGACAGGAAGACTCGCTTCAACCAGCCCGCCAAC TACTTCTCCACTGAGAAGCTTTGGATCTTTGGTTAA